In a genomic window of Occallatibacter riparius:
- a CDS encoding aldo/keto reductase, producing the protein MLSASSNGNTFLIGGDLPVHRLGYGTMRLVGEGAWGEPSDPEECRRVLRRAVDLGVNLIDTADAYGPEIAERLIAEALYPYPPGLVIATKGGVTRQGPSKTEFVARAGYLIQCVEMSLRRLRLERIELYQLHRIDARTPLEESLGALKLLQDQGKIRHIGLSEVTPAEIEQARKIVPIVTIQNRYSIADRRHEDTLNWCEQEGIGFLPWYPVAAGKLMNQNAPTKTAVSPQLTDTLSRIAQRLNITIAQLSLAWLLHRSPVLLPIPGTSQIAHLEENVAAASLQIDSATWTELDKLTAEG; encoded by the coding sequence ATGCTCAGCGCTTCCAGCAACGGCAACACCTTCCTCATCGGCGGAGACCTCCCCGTCCACCGCCTCGGCTACGGCACCATGCGCTTAGTAGGTGAGGGCGCCTGGGGCGAGCCCTCCGACCCCGAAGAGTGCCGCCGCGTCCTCCGCCGCGCTGTCGACCTCGGCGTCAACCTCATCGACACCGCCGACGCCTACGGCCCCGAGATCGCCGAGCGCCTCATCGCCGAAGCCCTCTACCCCTACCCCCCCGGCCTCGTCATCGCCACCAAGGGCGGCGTCACCCGCCAGGGCCCCTCCAAAACCGAGTTCGTTGCCCGCGCGGGCTACCTCATCCAATGCGTCGAAATGAGTCTCCGCCGCCTCAGGCTCGAGCGCATCGAGCTCTACCAACTCCACCGAATCGACGCGCGGACTCCACTCGAAGAATCGCTCGGAGCCCTGAAACTACTCCAGGACCAGGGCAAAATCCGCCACATCGGCCTCAGCGAAGTCACCCCCGCGGAGATCGAGCAGGCTCGCAAGATCGTCCCCATCGTCACGATCCAGAACCGCTACTCAATCGCCGACCGCCGCCACGAAGACACCCTGAACTGGTGTGAGCAGGAAGGTATCGGCTTCCTGCCCTGGTACCCCGTCGCCGCCGGCAAGCTCATGAACCAGAACGCCCCGACCAAGACGGCCGTCTCGCCGCAACTCACCGACACCCTCAGCCGCATCGCTCAGCGCCTCAACATCACCATCGCCCAGCTGTCGCTCGCCTGGCTCCTGCACCGCTCGCCGGTACTGCTACCCATCCCGGGCACGTCGCAGATCGCCCATCTAGAGGAGAATGTCGCCGCCGCTTCCCTCCAAATCGACTCCGCCACCTGGACCGAGCTGGATAAGCTGACGGCTGAGGGCTGA
- a CDS encoding cytochrome c oxidase subunit 3 translates to MATVPLQHDQHDAEWTLPSRGTVAMAALITAESSIFTIFVVAYLYYLGRDVHGPTPKDALEVPWFYSICLISSSFFIVLAERAIEHGKIAAFRLWWAITILLGIIFLYGTGVEWHSLIVDHHLTIATNLFGTTYYSLVGLHASHVVVGLVMMLFVLVFSLMGAVHPHHAYRVKTLALYWHFVDAVWIVVFTVVYVVGR, encoded by the coding sequence ATGGCCACAGTTCCGCTCCAGCACGATCAACATGACGCCGAATGGACGCTGCCTTCGCGCGGCACTGTCGCCATGGCCGCGCTCATCACCGCGGAGTCGTCCATCTTCACCATCTTCGTGGTCGCGTACCTCTATTACCTCGGCCGCGACGTGCACGGCCCCACGCCGAAGGACGCGCTCGAAGTCCCCTGGTTCTACAGCATCTGCCTCATCTCTTCGAGCTTCTTCATCGTGCTCGCAGAGCGCGCCATCGAGCACGGCAAGATTGCCGCATTCCGCCTCTGGTGGGCGATAACGATCCTGCTAGGCATCATCTTCCTCTACGGCACAGGCGTGGAGTGGCACAGCCTGATCGTCGACCATCACCTCACCATCGCCACCAACCTCTTCGGCACGACGTACTACTCGCTCGTCGGCCTGCATGCGTCGCACGTGGTCGTCGGCCTCGTCATGATGCTGTTCGTGCTGGTGTTTTCGCTGATGGGAGCGGTGCATCCGCATCATGCCTATCGCGTAAAGACACTGGCTCTCTACTGGCACTTCGTCGACGCCGTCTGGATCGTCGTCTTCACCGTCGTTTACGTGGTGGGCCGCTAA
- the ctaD gene encoding cytochrome c oxidase subunit I, translating to MADQSYPVGQGVEVTVERSPARGTWLEVVHDWITTVDHKKLGIMYIAYALVFLLVAGFEAMLIRIQLIKPHNDFLSPYTFNRMFTMHGTTMVFLVGMPILFGFGNYLVPLMIGARDMAFPRLNAFSFWISSFAGLLLYYSFIGGVGLSGTGSAPDIAWFAYAPLTEKAFSPGHTTDYWAIAILANGIGSIGTAINIIATVFCMRCKGMTLSRIPLLPWLYATMSFLVLVAVSPLTACQAMLLLDRYLGAHFFDTQAGGSAILWAHFFWIFGHPEVYVLVLPAFAFANEIIPVFSRKAIFGYPAMVAASVGIGFISLGVWAHHMFTIGMTSFGNAFFTLSTMLVSIPTGIKTFNWLATIWGGKIRFETPMLFSIAFLFQWVIAGLTGIMLSVSAWNWQLHNSYFVVAHFHYVLVGAIVFMIFAAIYYWYPKITGRMLDETLGNWHFWLMVIGFHVTFDVMHFPGLLGMPRQIYTYEPDRGWNTLNFIVSIGGFIQAIAILIFVYNMVHSYFRGDDAGPDPWDAWTLEWATASPPPVYNFAIEPEVASRRPLWDRKHPEDPDSAFE from the coding sequence ATGGCCGACCAGAGTTATCCCGTAGGGCAGGGAGTGGAAGTGACCGTCGAACGCTCCCCTGCGCGCGGCACCTGGCTCGAGGTTGTCCACGACTGGATCACCACCGTCGATCACAAGAAGCTCGGCATCATGTACATCGCCTATGCCCTTGTGTTCCTGCTCGTCGCGGGCTTTGAGGCGATGCTGATCCGAATCCAGCTCATCAAGCCGCACAACGATTTCCTGTCCCCGTATACGTTCAACCGCATGTTCACCATGCATGGGACGACCATGGTCTTCCTGGTGGGCATGCCGATTCTTTTCGGGTTCGGCAACTACCTTGTGCCGCTTATGATCGGCGCGCGCGACATGGCCTTCCCGCGCCTGAACGCCTTCAGCTTCTGGATAAGCTCCTTCGCCGGCCTGCTGCTCTACTACAGCTTCATCGGCGGCGTGGGCCTCTCCGGCACTGGCTCCGCGCCCGACATCGCGTGGTTCGCCTATGCCCCATTGACCGAGAAGGCCTTCTCGCCCGGCCACACCACCGACTACTGGGCAATCGCCATCCTGGCCAACGGGATCGGCAGCATCGGCACCGCAATCAACATCATCGCCACCGTCTTCTGCATGCGCTGCAAGGGAATGACTCTGTCGCGGATTCCGCTGCTGCCTTGGCTCTACGCCACCATGTCGTTCCTGGTGCTCGTCGCCGTGAGTCCCCTCACCGCGTGCCAGGCCATGCTGCTGCTTGACCGTTACCTGGGCGCCCACTTCTTCGACACGCAAGCAGGGGGCTCGGCCATTTTGTGGGCGCATTTCTTCTGGATCTTCGGCCACCCCGAGGTCTACGTGCTCGTCCTTCCCGCTTTCGCCTTCGCCAACGAGATCATTCCCGTCTTCTCGCGCAAGGCCATCTTCGGCTATCCCGCTATGGTGGCCGCTTCAGTCGGCATCGGCTTCATCAGCCTCGGTGTGTGGGCGCACCACATGTTCACCATCGGCATGACGTCGTTCGGTAACGCGTTCTTCACGCTGTCGACCATGCTCGTTTCGATCCCCACCGGCATCAAGACCTTCAACTGGCTCGCAACCATATGGGGCGGCAAGATTCGCTTCGAAACGCCGATGCTCTTTTCCATCGCCTTCCTCTTCCAGTGGGTCATCGCCGGGCTTACCGGCATCATGCTGTCGGTCTCGGCGTGGAACTGGCAGTTGCACAATAGCTACTTCGTCGTCGCGCATTTCCACTATGTGCTCGTCGGCGCCATCGTGTTCATGATCTTCGCAGCGATCTACTACTGGTATCCGAAGATAACCGGACGCATGCTCGATGAAACACTCGGCAATTGGCACTTCTGGCTCATGGTCATCGGCTTCCACGTGACCTTCGACGTGATGCATTTCCCCGGCCTTCTTGGAATGCCCCGCCAGATCTACACCTACGAGCCAGACCGCGGCTGGAACACTCTCAACTTCATCGTCTCCATCGGCGGATTCATCCAGGCCATCGCAATTCTGATCTTCGTCTACAACATGGTTCACTCCTACTTCCGCGGCGACGACGCGGGGCCGGATCCGTGGGATGCGTGGACGCTGGAGTGGGCCACCGCATCGCCTCCGCCCGTGTACAACTTCGCAATCGAGCCGGAGGTCGCAAGCCGGCGTCCTCTATGGGACCGCAAGCATCCTGAAGATCCTGATTCCGCTTTCGAGTAA
- a CDS encoding TM2 domain-containing protein: MSGVAYPNTQAMFYEQYEAVRRDEVVGILLALFLGTFGAHHFYLRRTGLGILYLVFFWSGIPAILGFIECFFMPARVREFNAIQAAAIAATLGMNVPAGWGWPVGAAGNVYVAPAVPVPAAAAAAPLGGSTLPLPGTLLTCRHCQATNVATARFCSSCGSVL; the protein is encoded by the coding sequence ATGAGCGGGGTCGCTTATCCAAACACGCAGGCAATGTTCTACGAGCAGTACGAGGCTGTCCGCCGCGATGAGGTGGTCGGCATCCTGCTTGCACTCTTCCTCGGCACCTTCGGCGCCCACCACTTCTACCTGCGCCGCACCGGCCTCGGCATCCTCTATCTAGTGTTCTTCTGGTCGGGAATCCCCGCCATCCTCGGCTTCATCGAGTGCTTCTTCATGCCCGCCCGGGTCCGCGAGTTCAACGCCATCCAGGCCGCCGCTATCGCCGCCACCCTCGGCATGAACGTCCCCGCCGGATGGGGCTGGCCCGTCGGCGCTGCCGGAAACGTCTACGTCGCACCTGCCGTGCCGGTCCCGGCCGCAGCTGCAGCCGCCCCGTTAGGCGGATCCACCCTCCCCCTCCCCGGCACGCTGCTCACCTGCCGCCATTGCCAGGCCACCAACGTAGCCACCGCCCGCTTCTGCTCCTCCTGCGGATCCGTTCTTTAA
- a CDS encoding M2 family metallopeptidase, translating to MNIPLQRIGFYAALSFAFISPAIIYAQAAQPTLEDARKFLDSANADLLKLGVAAAHAEWTAETNITGDTEATTARLNEEATARTLAITAESHRFDHLQLPHEMRRQIMLLQVNAPAAPKDPKLLAEETQLAAQLTGMYGKGKFCPTPDNCVGIDAISNIMAHSRDPEELTKLWVGWHAVGAPMRDKYARFMDLQNIGARELGYHDTGELWRAGYDMTPAEFSTEVERAWKQLEPLYRELHIYVRRRLIEKYGKAAERPDGLIPAQLLGNMWAQEWGNIYDIVAPTDPKLSQFKPVDLESALKKQIAEKDPAAAPTFASGVDLSSDKGHAASLAAGKAMVHYGEDFFKSLGFPPLPATFWERSQFVHPRDREVVCHASAWDVDNVDDLRVKMCIEVNADYFTTVHHELGHNFYQRAYNKQPYLFRNGANDGFHEAIGDSIALSITPTYLKTLGLTDSEPPAEADIPLQLRTALDKVAFLPFALALDKWRWQVFSGQIKPADYNKAWWQLRAQYQGVAPPVDRTEADFDAGAKNHIPTNVPYVRYFLARIYQFQFYKAMCDASGYKGALNRCSFYGSKAAGEKLAHMLEAGQSQPWQQTLKEMTGTDHLDAQPMLDYFAPLYAWLKDQNRNASH from the coding sequence ATGAACATTCCGCTTCAACGCATTGGGTTTTACGCAGCACTTAGCTTCGCTTTCATCTCGCCCGCCATCATCTACGCACAAGCCGCCCAACCCACCCTCGAAGACGCCCGTAAATTTCTCGACTCCGCAAACGCCGATCTCCTGAAGCTGGGCGTCGCCGCAGCTCACGCGGAGTGGACCGCCGAGACCAACATCACCGGCGATACCGAGGCGACCACAGCGCGCCTCAACGAGGAAGCCACCGCGCGCACCCTCGCCATCACCGCAGAAAGCCACCGCTTCGATCACCTACAACTCCCGCACGAGATGCGGCGCCAGATCATGCTTCTGCAGGTCAACGCGCCTGCCGCACCCAAAGATCCGAAACTGCTGGCCGAGGAAACGCAGCTCGCCGCCCAGCTCACCGGCATGTACGGCAAAGGCAAATTCTGCCCCACGCCCGACAATTGCGTGGGCATCGACGCCATCTCGAACATCATGGCGCACTCGCGCGATCCTGAAGAGCTGACGAAGCTCTGGGTAGGCTGGCACGCGGTGGGCGCTCCCATGCGCGACAAGTACGCCCGCTTCATGGACCTCCAGAACATCGGCGCGCGCGAACTCGGCTACCACGACACAGGCGAGCTGTGGCGCGCCGGATACGACATGACTCCCGCCGAATTCTCCACGGAAGTGGAACGCGCATGGAAGCAGCTTGAGCCGCTCTATCGCGAGCTGCACATCTACGTCCGCCGTCGGCTCATTGAGAAGTACGGCAAAGCCGCCGAGCGGCCCGACGGCCTCATCCCCGCGCAACTGCTCGGCAATATGTGGGCGCAGGAGTGGGGCAACATCTACGACATCGTCGCGCCCACTGATCCGAAGCTCTCGCAATTCAAGCCCGTCGACCTTGAGTCCGCGCTCAAGAAGCAAATTGCAGAAAAGGACCCCGCTGCCGCGCCGACCTTCGCTTCTGGCGTAGACCTCAGCTCCGACAAAGGCCACGCTGCGTCACTCGCGGCCGGCAAGGCGATGGTTCACTACGGCGAAGACTTCTTCAAATCGCTGGGCTTCCCGCCGCTGCCCGCCACTTTTTGGGAACGCTCGCAGTTCGTGCATCCGCGCGACCGCGAGGTTGTCTGCCACGCCTCCGCCTGGGACGTCGACAACGTCGACGACCTGCGCGTCAAGATGTGCATCGAGGTCAACGCCGACTACTTCACCACGGTTCATCACGAGCTGGGCCACAACTTCTATCAGCGCGCCTATAACAAACAGCCTTACCTCTTTCGCAACGGCGCCAACGACGGCTTCCACGAGGCCATCGGCGACTCCATCGCCCTCTCGATCACGCCCACCTATCTCAAGACACTCGGCCTCACCGACTCCGAACCGCCCGCCGAGGCTGACATCCCGCTGCAGTTGCGCACCGCCCTCGACAAGGTCGCGTTCCTGCCCTTCGCCTTGGCTCTCGACAAGTGGCGCTGGCAGGTCTTCTCCGGCCAGATCAAGCCTGCCGATTACAACAAGGCCTGGTGGCAGCTCCGCGCACAGTACCAGGGCGTAGCGCCGCCGGTCGACCGCACCGAAGCCGACTTCGACGCCGGCGCCAAGAATCACATCCCAACGAACGTGCCCTACGTGCGCTACTTCCTGGCGCGCATCTATCAGTTCCAGTTCTACAAGGCGATGTGCGACGCCAGCGGCTACAAGGGCGCGCTGAACCGCTGCAGCTTCTACGGCTCAAAGGCCGCCGGTGAAAAGCTCGCCCACATGCTCGAAGCAGGCCAGTCGCAGCCGTGGCAGCAGACCCTCAAGGAAATGACCGGCACCGATCATCTCGACGCTCAGCCCATGCTCGACTACTTCGCCCCGCTGTATGCATGGCTCAAGGATCAGAACCGCAACGCCTCCCACTGA
- the coxB gene encoding cytochrome c oxidase subunit II, which translates to MCRAIAPALVIAGCASAARASLPASIFAPHSTPAREEHQLAIFVLWIALLIFLGVGSLLTYSILKFRARPNDDTEPPQVFGSLQIELSWTIIPILIIAVLFLGTARVLFSVQDAKKPANALDVVVIGHQFWWEYRYPQYNVVAANELHIPVSPASAPHPTFMKLTSADVMHSFWVPQLGGKTDLLPNRVNEMWIDPQSPGVYVGQCAQFCGPQHAKMLLRVSVDTPEEFNAWIKNQQRTQAELAQAQVALASVPNPGNQSKGSVPPNSPPTHGAVAVVPTEAPDNAINAHNGQIVFEQQACINCHAVAGTMANGRYGPDLTHLMSRATLGSGAAQNTPGNLLAWIADPNTFKPGCLMPAMHLNDRQNAQITAYLLTLK; encoded by the coding sequence TTGTGCCGCGCGATCGCACCCGCCCTTGTGATCGCCGGTTGCGCATCAGCAGCGCGCGCCTCGCTGCCGGCATCGATATTTGCGCCGCACTCCACGCCTGCGCGCGAAGAGCATCAGCTTGCCATTTTCGTTCTATGGATCGCCCTGCTGATTTTTCTCGGCGTCGGCAGCCTGCTCACCTACTCGATCCTGAAATTCCGCGCGCGGCCCAACGACGACACTGAACCGCCGCAGGTCTTCGGCAGCCTCCAGATCGAGCTGTCATGGACCATCATCCCCATCCTCATCATCGCCGTGCTCTTCCTTGGCACCGCGCGCGTGCTCTTCTCCGTGCAGGATGCGAAGAAGCCGGCGAACGCGCTCGACGTCGTTGTGATCGGCCACCAGTTCTGGTGGGAGTACCGCTATCCGCAATACAACGTGGTGGCCGCCAACGAACTCCACATTCCGGTAAGCCCCGCATCCGCGCCTCACCCCACGTTCATGAAACTGACTTCGGCGGACGTGATGCACAGCTTCTGGGTTCCGCAACTCGGCGGTAAGACTGACCTGCTTCCCAATCGCGTCAACGAAATGTGGATCGACCCGCAGTCGCCCGGTGTCTACGTCGGCCAGTGCGCGCAGTTCTGCGGCCCGCAGCACGCCAAGATGCTGCTGCGCGTTTCCGTCGATACTCCCGAAGAGTTCAACGCGTGGATCAAGAACCAGCAGCGTACGCAAGCTGAGCTTGCGCAGGCGCAGGTGGCACTGGCCTCCGTGCCCAATCCCGGCAATCAAAGCAAAGGTTCCGTACCGCCCAACTCGCCGCCCACGCATGGCGCTGTTGCCGTTGTTCCCACCGAGGCGCCCGACAACGCCATCAACGCGCACAATGGCCAGATCGTCTTCGAGCAGCAGGCCTGCATCAATTGTCATGCGGTCGCGGGCACCATGGCCAATGGCCGCTACGGTCCCGATCTCACGCACCTCATGAGCCGCGCCACGCTTGGTTCCGGCGCCGCTCAAAACACCCCAGGCAATCTCCTCGCCTGGATCGCCGATCCCAACACCTTCAAGCCCGGGTGCCTGATGCCCGCAATGCATCTCAACGACCGGCAGAATGCGCAGATCACCGCGTACCTGCTCACACTCAAGTAG
- a CDS encoding UPF0182 family membrane protein: MHDTVIYPTDSGHQNRRGVAWIVLAFVVVVLLFSFRTLVSYYVENLWFGSLGYASVFWTSLRLEWTAFAVFAIATFAVLYGWCRILLHATERDVLAAGTLRFGDRIIHLPLERVLGWGALVLSALISLGAGGGMMSDWPKFALYLHRPSIAGEFADPILGRPLDFYLFTLPIWELLAGWLLTLAILMCIATAFSAVLSGGSRISIRGFDTTRHLPWSVFSIPVAFLLLVIAARVYIGRIELLITDHTVFSGVTYTDAHVFLTGQLLVCVLLIIGAAIALLNLVTRPGLRWIALAPVPAIVCYFIVQIVGWYVASFIVKPNQLAREQQYIAHNIDFTRRAYALDRVTEHEFPAETELAAAEPDKNQDTLRNVRLWDWRALQDTLRQIQEIRTYYDFPDVDIDRYTLDGQTRQVLLAARELNVDKLPESSRNWINEKLTYTHGYGITMNPVNGFTPEGMPTLLLSNMPVERTGSAPAVTRPEIYFGQLTDLDVYVKTHHKEFNFPQGQTDSFSSYEGTGGIEMGGLLRRLLIAFDRGDLTKVPFSDDIDAGSRLLMRRNIRQRVHAIAPFLTFEADPYITIGDDGRLRWIIDAFTSADTYPYATHYELRDTSINYLRNSVKVVIDAYNGETTFYVFDPTDPIIAAWRGIFPALFKEASAMPQDLRRHIRYPELQLKLQAEVYGLYHMTDPVVFYNREDLWTVASETGTNGNNEQASLPMEPNFVLMKLPGHSDLEFIDILPFTPANRNNLIGWIAGRGDGDHYGTALAYNFPKTRLVDGPLQIEARIDQNAQLSGQLTLWNQQGSHVRRGTLLVIPCGKALLYAEPIYLQAQRSPMPELRLVVLALQDKLAYGTTYEAALQSLFAGAASSMTAEAAQQPSAQNPSGAPQAAPDTNALIQAAARDLNDYQRLTAEGKLSDAGKKLEDLKQKLDTLNARQK; encoded by the coding sequence ATGCACGATACCGTCATCTATCCTACTGATTCTGGGCATCAAAATCGCCGCGGCGTTGCCTGGATCGTTCTCGCCTTCGTCGTTGTAGTCCTCCTCTTCAGCTTCCGAACATTGGTTTCGTACTACGTCGAAAACCTCTGGTTCGGATCACTGGGCTACGCCTCCGTTTTCTGGACATCCCTGCGCCTGGAGTGGACCGCCTTCGCGGTCTTCGCCATCGCCACCTTCGCCGTCCTTTACGGCTGGTGTCGCATCCTGCTGCACGCCACCGAGCGCGATGTCCTCGCCGCCGGCACGCTCCGCTTCGGCGACCGCATCATCCATCTTCCGCTGGAGAGGGTGCTCGGCTGGGGCGCGCTGGTCCTCTCCGCGCTGATCTCGCTCGGAGCAGGTGGCGGCATGATGTCCGACTGGCCGAAGTTCGCGCTCTACCTGCACCGGCCGTCGATCGCAGGCGAATTTGCCGACCCCATCCTCGGCCGGCCCCTCGACTTCTATCTCTTCACGCTGCCGATCTGGGAGCTTCTCGCCGGATGGCTCCTCACGCTCGCCATCCTCATGTGCATTGCCACCGCGTTTTCGGCCGTGCTCTCGGGCGGCAGCCGTATTTCCATCCGGGGCTTCGACACCACGCGCCACCTGCCTTGGAGCGTCTTCTCCATTCCCGTGGCGTTTCTGCTGCTCGTCATCGCGGCCCGCGTCTACATCGGCCGCATCGAACTGCTGATTACCGACCACACCGTCTTCAGCGGCGTCACCTACACCGATGCACACGTATTCCTCACGGGCCAACTGCTGGTCTGCGTCCTTCTCATAATCGGCGCGGCCATCGCGCTCCTCAATCTCGTTACGCGCCCTGGCCTGCGCTGGATCGCCCTTGCACCAGTTCCGGCCATCGTTTGCTACTTCATCGTGCAGATCGTCGGCTGGTACGTGGCCAGCTTCATCGTCAAGCCAAATCAGCTTGCCCGTGAGCAGCAATACATCGCGCACAATATTGACTTCACGCGCCGCGCCTATGCGTTAGACCGTGTCACGGAGCATGAGTTCCCCGCGGAAACCGAACTCGCCGCGGCCGAGCCCGACAAGAACCAGGACACGCTGCGCAATGTCCGTCTCTGGGACTGGCGCGCCCTCCAGGATACGCTCCGTCAGATTCAAGAGATCCGCACCTACTACGATTTCCCCGACGTCGACATCGATCGTTACACGCTCGACGGACAGACGCGACAGGTGTTGCTCGCCGCCCGCGAGCTCAATGTCGATAAGCTGCCCGAGAGCAGCCGCAACTGGATCAACGAAAAGCTGACCTACACGCATGGCTACGGCATCACCATGAACCCGGTCAACGGCTTCACGCCTGAAGGCATGCCCACACTGCTGCTGTCGAACATGCCGGTCGAGCGCACCGGCTCGGCTCCCGCCGTGACACGCCCGGAAATCTACTTCGGCCAACTCACGGATCTCGACGTCTACGTGAAGACGCACCACAAGGAATTCAATTTCCCGCAGGGCCAGACCGACAGCTTCTCATCCTATGAAGGCACAGGCGGCATCGAAATGGGCGGCCTGCTGCGCCGCTTGTTGATCGCGTTTGATCGCGGCGATCTCACAAAGGTCCCTTTCAGCGATGACATCGATGCCGGCAGCCGCCTCCTGATGCGCCGCAACATCCGCCAGCGCGTGCACGCCATCGCGCCGTTTCTCACCTTCGAGGCTGATCCGTACATCACCATCGGCGACGACGGCCGCCTGCGCTGGATCATCGACGCCTTCACCAGCGCCGATACCTATCCCTATGCCACCCACTACGAACTGCGCGACACATCCATCAACTACCTGCGCAACAGCGTGAAGGTGGTCATCGACGCCTACAACGGCGAGACGACCTTCTATGTCTTCGACCCCACTGACCCCATCATTGCCGCGTGGCGCGGCATCTTCCCGGCGCTGTTCAAAGAGGCGTCGGCCATGCCGCAGGATCTCCGCCGGCACATCCGCTATCCCGAGCTGCAGTTGAAGCTGCAGGCCGAGGTGTATGGCCTCTATCACATGACTGATCCCGTGGTGTTCTACAACCGCGAAGACCTCTGGACCGTCGCTTCAGAAACAGGCACGAACGGCAACAACGAGCAGGCCTCTCTTCCGATGGAACCCAACTTCGTGTTGATGAAGCTGCCCGGCCACTCCGACCTCGAGTTCATCGACATCCTTCCGTTCACGCCCGCCAATCGCAATAACCTCATCGGCTGGATCGCCGGCCGCGGCGACGGTGACCACTACGGCACTGCTCTGGCCTACAACTTCCCGAAGACGCGCCTCGTCGACGGCCCGCTGCAGATCGAGGCCCGCATCGACCAGAACGCGCAGCTCTCCGGCCAGCTCACGCTCTGGAACCAGCAGGGTTCGCACGTCCGCCGCGGCACGCTGCTTGTCATTCCATGCGGTAAAGCACTGCTCTACGCCGAGCCCATCTATCTGCAGGCGCAGCGCAGCCCCATGCCGGAGCTGCGATTGGTCGTTCTCGCACTACAGGACAAGCTCGCCTACGGCACCACATACGAAGCGGCTCTGCAATCGCTCTTCGCCGGAGCGGCCTCGTCGATGACGGCAGAAGCCGCGCAGCAGCCATCAGCTCAGAATCCATCCGGCGCGCCGCAGGCCGCACCAGACACCAACGCGCTCATCCAGGCCGCCGCCCGCGACCTCAATGACTACCAACGCCTAACCGCCGAAGGCAAACTCTCCGACGCAGGTAAGAAGCTCGAAGACCTGAAACAGAAACTCGACACCCTCAACGCACGCCAGAAGTAG